CGAGCTTTACGCTTCACCAGGACCAGTTTCCCGATCCCAGGAAGGGTAAAGGAGCCAGCTTTCTTGGTTTCGGAAACCGCTAAGGCTGCTACCTCGTCAATAATCCCAGAGGCAGTCTTCTTGGTGAACTCAAATTTCCCTGCAAAGTGAGACACGATTTGGGATTTGGTCATGGGTTTCTTAGCCATTT
This genomic window from Deltaproteobacteria bacterium contains:
- a CDS encoding HU family DNA-binding protein, encoding MAKKPMTKSQIVSHFAGKFEFTKKTASGIIDEVAALAVSETKKAGSFTLPGIGKLVLVKRKARMGRNPGTGEAIKIPAKTVVKLRVAKAAKEAIVPGKK